The Fibrobacter sp. region CGTCGATGAGCTCGTTCGTGTAGTGCCTCGGGTGCGGGCTCGTGAAGCGGATGCGGCGGATGCCCCCGATTTCGGAAACTTTCGTGAGGAGGTCGGCGAAGTTGCCGCCTTCCGTCTTGTAGGCGTTCACGGTTTGCCCTAACAGGGTCACTTCGGTAATGCCCTTGTCGGCGGCCTTGCGGACTTCGGCGAGCACGTCTTCCATATCGCGGTACTTTTCGGGCCCGCGCAGGTACGGCACGATGCAGTAGCTGCAGCGCTTGTTGCAACCGCGCTGGATGGCGACGAACGTGCTGAAGTCGTTCTGGAGTTTCGCGTATTCGCCGAGGTAGTTCTCGCTCAGGTCCTCGTCGATGAACATCTTGTGGTGCGTCTGGTGCAGCGGGCTATGCGCGTCGCCGAGCAGCAGTTCCGGAATTTTCTTGTACTGGTCCGGGCCCACGATGTAGCTCACGTTCGGGAGGCGCTTGAGCAGTTCCGGCCCGCGGTTTTTCGCCATGCAGCCGCACACGACGACTTTCACGTCGGGATTCTTCTTGTTCAGGTACTTGAGCTTGCTGATGTTGGCGATGGCGGTTTCCTCGGCCTTTTCGCGCACGCTGCAGGTATTCACGATGATGAAGTCGGCATCTTCTTGATTGCTGGTTTCAACGCAACCGCTCATGTCGAGTTCCTGGGCGATCATCGCCGAGTCGTACTCGTTCATCTGGCAGCCGTAAGTGGCCAAGTGGTATTTCTTCATATCCACAAATTTAGTAAATTTGACGGCATAGAAGGTTGTTTATGATTTGTCCTAAGTGCGGTGATAAGTACGAAGATGATATGCCTCGTTGCCTGTGGTGCAATGCGCCGAACCCGAAGTATGGCCTCATTGAAGAAGTTGAGCGTAAAGTAGGATCTGTCCAGAAACGAAATCAGGGCGATATAAATGGTTTCGATTTTCTCGAAAAATCCGATGAGGTGGACTTTGCTCAAAGAACGAGTGACTTTGTTGAGTTTAAAATTTCAAAGACTGAACTTGCAAAAAGTGCATTTGGGCTCTTCCTTTATTTTGGACTGTTCTTGTTCTTTGTAGTGGCGCTGTTTTTTATTGAAGAAATGAAACCCTTATGGCCTGTCTGGTTATTAGGGAGTATTGTCTTTGCGGTTTGTTTTTTCTTTGTGTCAAAAACGATCTTTGCTATAAAATGGTATAAGGATAAATTTATTTTAAAAACGTTCTATGGGGAAACGGAGTTCCCATTTGATAAATCGGTGTTTGGCGGGTTCGATTCCTCTGACGACGATGGTTTTAACGTTATCCTGAAAAAGGGACGACGGGTTATAGTTATTCGTGAAAAGGCTTTCCCGGAAGTTTCAAGGATGTTATGCAAGATCTACGATGAGTTGAATCCGAAAGACATTGTTCAGGGTGGAAACGGCTCTGTTTATGCGGTATTCAAGCCGCTGAAACGCCCCGTCGGCATGGTTTGGTATGTCGTAGCCTTTCTTTTTAACGTGCTGATAGCCATTGACAATGTTCTTGTTTCGGATACGGGCAAGGCCGCTTTTGCTGGTGTTTTTGCCGCCGTAATCGTTGGCTATGCTTTTTATCATTTGAGGGATGTTTTTGAGATAAGGTGGTACAAGGACAGGTTTGTGCTTTTCACACGTTTCGGGGAAAAGTCGTTTTCGTTCGACAGGTCTGAACTGCATAAGACAAAACGCGATGAAAGAGGCGCTCGCCTGTTTATTTTCAAAAATGGCTGGAAGTCTTTTATTGTTGACGAACGCATTTTCCCCGAAGTGGCGGGAATGATGAAGAACCTTTACGGTGTTGAGTAGTCCTGCGATGTCCCTTTTGCTTGCCCTTCTGTTCCTTGCCCTGTTCATAAGCGCGATTGTCCGCGGGAGTTTCTCGTACGGCAAGGCGGACTACGATTTTCATGAACATCCGGTGCAGTTCGTAATCGTACTGGTGTTCATTCTGGGCGTCTCGGCCCTGTGCTTTTATAGATTCCTCGTCGAGATGGAAATTATCCGCTAAATTTCTACATTTGGCGCGCTATGCTCCACAAGAAATCCCTTATCGTATTTGACTTGGACGGGACGCTGTTCAACACGCTCGGTGATTTGTCCGTGGCGGTGAATTATGCGCTGCGCCATTTCGGGCTCCCGGAACACGAAGAACAGCGTGTGCGCACTTTTATCGGGAACGGAACGCTGAAGCTTATCGAACGGAGCATG contains the following coding sequences:
- the miaB gene encoding tRNA (N6-isopentenyl adenosine(37)-C2)-methylthiotransferase MiaB; protein product: MKKYHLATYGCQMNEYDSAMIAQELDMSGCVETSNQEDADFIIVNTCSVREKAEETAIANISKLKYLNKKNPDVKVVVCGCMAKNRGPELLKRLPNVSYIVGPDQYKKIPELLLGDAHSPLHQTHHKMFIDEDLSENYLGEYAKLQNDFSTFVAIQRGCNKRCSYCIVPYLRGPEKYRDMEDVLAEVRKAADKGITEVTLLGQTVNAYKTEGGNFADLLTKVSEIGGIRRIRFTSPHPRHYTNELIDVLLNNPKVCHYAHIPIQSGSDAMLKKMRRQHNMEQYLSIIEQLRSKDPFYGISTDVICGFVGETEEDFEATLKAFETCQFDSAFMFIYSPRKGTESYKEAETLTEQEKNERHTRLVELQNAITLKRNQMMLGRTEELLVEKNSVRDETELRGRTDNFKKVVFKPEEGQIVKPGDYVKVKLDDIRGWTIRGKLV